Proteins encoded in a region of the Trypanosoma brucei gambiense DAL972 chromosome 11, complete sequence genome:
- a CDS encoding cyclic nucleotide-binding protein, putative: protein MGSYEYPDYAMGDHDWLLTRTDVPSCDDILQGTEPVQPFTVPPLPPQRQGSRRYAQIVENINMNSVFTDWEKRAIVSRLRRCEPLNEENFLRRLSNVKARNEVEYLENVRMRGAELKARAQNELRAAYEHERPRREYIFRRHLNLKNVLIEEVRQHRAARWYTIITSHVFLTVLIKERRDYEAMEMIKFRLLPIIKRRLAVQRKRMLAAELTRDNLDKIPFPTPSIIHRMQGTFFDGWPNKLLEQLGHKARPLYLKEGSYLMHEGDVDRCMYMITAGTISVIMNDREKGKRRIKENSKACFTLSPPCYVGEFALVCKEPRSASIICETDVGVWSVPPEGFEEVAQQLSQEIKSKQREATDVRRRANLQRFFPLRVEFLRSFPYFVQFSNAALENIISKAEPIVLHNNDHLFSKSELDPSAYFIQDGVAVLLEANGNQRLVPRGSCVGIFECACSVNERKRCTIISQNYCDIWRISREALMDVGMSEPAAFLYCRGAAKSHRAMEVEKPCAVPRSLSKDPFIQFCLTRQLMMRMWEMSVPTIFLNDEKLVIQGQKFQRFVIIHSGVCETTISTEEGEYATVRITVSGDASPGGDVVSPYESISRRRSLADKLFISRILGAYEYASLKTHYTYTVTSYGLTEAFLVDVAAFEKSVPPELKAIMHNNKKSQELISLCQTEHNASYLTNSVNQSFVHLYRKSKEFMAKR, encoded by the coding sequence aTGGGTAGTTATGAATACCCAGACTACGCTATGGGTGATCATGACTGGCTTCTCACACGAACGGACGTGCCGTCGTGCGATGACATTCTTCAGGGCACTGAGCCtgtccaacccttcacggtTCCCCCGTTGCCGCCCCAGCGACAAGGCTCGCGACGGTATGCCCAAATAGTGGAGAACATAAATATGAACAGCGTCTTCACGGACTGGGAAAAGAGAGCTATTGTTTCTAGGCTGCGCAGGTGCGAACCGCTGAACGAGGAGAACTTCCTGCGACGGCTCAGTAATGTAAAAGCAAGAAACGAGGTTGAATACCTTGAAAACGTTAGAATGCGTGGCGCCGAGCTTAAGGCTAGAGCACAGAATGAGCTTCGCGCGGCCTACGAACATGAGCGCCCAAGAAGGGAGTACATTTTTAGGCGGCATTTAAATCTGAAGAACGTGTTAATTGAGGAGGTTCGCCAACACCGGGCGGCGAGGTGGTACACAATTATTACATCACATGTTTTCCTCACTGTTCTTATCAAAGAACGGCGCGACTACGAAGCAATGGAGATGATTAAGTTCCGCCTACTGCCGATTATCAAACGACGGTTGGCCGTGCAGAGGAAACGGATGCTAGCCGCGGAGTTAACGCGGGACAATTTGGACAAAATTCCTTTCCCAACCCCCTCCATTATTCACCGAATGCAGGGTACGTTTTTTGATGGATGGCCAAATAAATTGTTAGAGCAACTGGGACACAAGGCCCGGCCGCTGTATCTGAAGGAGGGCTCGTATTTGATGCATGAAGGAGATGTGGACCGTTGCATGTACATGATCACAGCTGGAACCATTTCGGTGATCATGAACGAtcgagagaaggggaagaggcgCATCAAGGAGAATAGCAAAGCCTGTTTTACGCTTTCGCCGCCATGTTATGTGGGCGAGTTTGCTCTCGTGTGTAAGGAGCCGAGAAGTGCGTCGATTATTTGTGAAACCGATGTTGGCGTATGGAGCGTGCCACCCGAGGGGTTCGAGGAGGTCGCCCAACAGTTGAGCCAGGAAATCAAGAGCAAACAGCGGGAAGCAACAGATGTGAGGAGGCGCGCCAATTTGCAGAGGTTCTTCCCTCTGCGTGTGGAATTTCTTCGTAGTTTCCCTTATTTTGTGCAATTCAGCAACGCTGCCCTGGAAAATATTATTAGCAAGGCGGAGCCCATCGTCCTCCACAATAATGATCACCTCTTCTCCAAGTCGGAGCTGGACCCCTCCGCTTACTTCATACAAGATGGCGTTGCTGTTCTCCTGGAGGCAAACGGCAACCAGCGCCTTGTCCCGCGCGGCAGTTGTGTGGGGATATTTGAATGCGCTTGCAGCGTTAACGAGCGAAAAAGGTGTACCATAATAAGCCAGAACTATTGTGACATCTGGAGGATAAGCCGTGAAGCTCTTATGGATGTTGGAATGAGCGAACCGGCAGCTTTCCTATACTGCCGCGGAGCAGCCAAATCCCATCGTGCGATGGAAGTGGAGAAACCCTGTGCCGTCCCTCGTTCCCTTTCCAAGGACCCTTTCATCCAATTTTGTCTTACGCGCCAGCTAATGATGCGTATGTGGGAGATGAGCGTCCCAACCATTTTCCTCAACGATGAGAAGCTTGTGATTCAGGGACAAAAGTTTCAGCGGTTTGTTATCATACATAGCGGTGTTTGTGAGACGACCATCTCTACCGAGGAGGGGGAATATGCTACGGTGAGGATAACCGTATCCGGTGACGCGTCTCCGGGGGGAGATGTTGTGAGTCCTTATGAAAGCATCTCAAGGCGGAGGTCCCTTGCTGACAAGTTGTTTATTAGTCGAATCTTGGGGGCGTACGAATACGCCTCTCTCAAGACGCACTACACCTACACCGTGACGAGTTACGGCTTGACCGAGGCCTTTCTGGTGGATGTGGCTGCTTTCGAAAAATCAGTGCCTCCGGAATTAAAAGCAATTatgcacaacaacaagaaatcGCAGGAGTTAATTAGCTTATGTCAGACAGAGCACAATGCGAGTTATCTCACCAATTCAGTTAACCAGAGTTTTGTGCACCTGTACCGCAAGAGCAAAGAGTTCATGGCGAAAAGGTAA